One Trichoplusia ni isolate ovarian cell line Hi5 chromosome 6, tn1, whole genome shotgun sequence DNA segment encodes these proteins:
- the LOC113494862 gene encoding 15-hydroxyprostaglandin dehydrogenase [NAD(+)]-like, producing the protein MAADLRNKVVVITGGAEGIGFEIADKYLQKGASITILLDINERLGEDAVKKLTTTYGKNKALFIKCDVTSDADKVSKKIFDNYKVDVLVNNAGILNENLLKKTIDINVTAVVEWGLTFWHHMRKDKGGNGGTIINLASIYGYRVDQFLPIYQASKFAVMGFTKSLGHVANYTRSGVRVVAICPGFTETKLTDQPPIRDMGQNDEFEKFLKSQEWQKVEAVGNAAVDIFQRAGSGSAWLIEGAKPIVEVCK; encoded by the coding sequence ATGGCTGCAGACCTAAGGAACAAAGTGGTGGTAATAACCGGCGGAGCTGAGGGAATCGGTTTTGAAATAGCCGACAAATATCTACAGAAAGGAGCCAGTATAACTATATTACTGGATATCAACGAGAGACTTGGAGAAGACGCTGTGAAAAAACTTACAACTACATACGGTAAAAATAAAGcactatttattaaatgtgatgTAACTTCTGATGCAGATAAGGTATCAAAAAAgatatttgataattataaagTGGATGTGCTCGTTAATAATGCTGGCATCCTAAACGAAAATCTTCTCAAGAAAACCATCGATATTAATGTAACCGCTGTTGTTGAATGGGGTTTAACTTTTTGGCACCACATGAGAAAGGACAAAGGCGGTAACGGAGGCACAATTATTAACTTAGCTTCAATCTATGGCTACAGAGTTGATCAATTCCTTCCTATCTATCAAGCTTCAAAATTCGCTGTTATGGGATTTACAAAGTCTTTGGGCCATGTAGCCAATTACACGAGATCTGGAGTGAGAGTAGTAGCCATCTGTCCTGGTTTTACTGAAACGAAGTTGACGGATCAGCCCCCAATACGGGATATGGGTCAAAATGACGAGTTCGAAAAGTTCTTGAAATCCCAAGAGTGGCAGAAGGTGGAGGCAGTGGGTAACGCCGCGGTGGACATCTTCCAAAGAGCTGGCAGTGGATCTGCTTGGCTTATCGAGGGTGCTAAACCTATTGTAGAAGTATGTAAATAA